In Vibrio chagasii, the sequence ATTGTGCGGTATTTGCGTTGCTGCATTACATTGTTGGTTTGCCTTTAATGACGGCGAGAATAGGCTCGTTCATTGCTGCTGCAACGACAACGTGGTTTGGTAATCGCGTGCTGACTTTTGGGTTCAAGGGGCAGGGTTGTTGGTCTGATAAACTGATTCAGTGGCAAAAATTCATGTTCTCCGCATCGATATCAGCGGTACCTAACCTACTTTGCTTTAAGTTGATGGTAGAACTACTGCCAGTGTTTACTGGCGCTGTCTTTATCGCAATGGCAGTTGGTATCTTGGTCGGTATGGTGACTAACTACCTATTTAGTCAATATTGGGTCTTTACTCGTTAAACTCTTTGTAATCATATAGCCAAGTGAAACCTTGATTAGTCATGTATAACAGACATTAAAAAGCGCAGCTAATTAGCTGCGCTTTGTGTTTTTGTGTTCGCTAATGGTATCGGCTTACAAGATTAGCGTTGTGCGGCACGCTGACGGCTCTTTCCGTTACCTGCTGGTTTTCCACCTTGGCCATTACCACCTTTATTGCGGTTTGGTTTGCCATTGCCTTGCGATTGACCGCCCGGTCCTTTTTTGATGAAGCCCGTTGTTGGCTTACGAGAGTTTCCATTGCCGCCACCGTTACCTTGGCCACCATTGCTATTACCGTTAGGCTTCTTGCCACCTGGCTTAGGCTTGTTGCCACCAGATTTAGAGTGGTTACGTGGCTTCTCGCCGCCTAGACCTGGTTGAGATTTGCTGTGCTTAGTAGCAAAACGTTGTGAGCCGTGACGACCAGACTTGCGACGCTGCGCTGGTGTTTGAGCATCAAAGTCATCCTCAGGAACCAAGCAACCTGGTTTATCACCAATGAGGTGTTTTTTACCCATGTCGATCAGCGCTTCACGAATCAGTTTCCAGTTCTCTGGATCGTGGTAGCGAAGCAGTGCTTTATGCAGACGACGTTGACGGTCACCTTTTGGCACAGGAATATCTTCACGTTTTTTGTACTTAACGCGTTTCAGAGGGTTTGTCTCTGAGTAGTACATCGACGTTGCGTTACACATTGGCGATGGGTAGAAGTTCTGTACTTGGTCACACTCGTAGTTGTGCTTTTTCAGCCACAATGCCAGGTTAAGCATGTCTTCATCTTCTGTGCCCGGGTGAGCTGAGATGAAGTAAGGAATTAGGTACTGTTTTTTACCGGCTTCAGCGCTGTACTTCTCGAACATCTCTTTGAAACGATCGTAAGTGCCCATACCCGGTTTCATCATCAGATCCAGAGGGCCTTTTTCAGTATGCTCTGGAGCAATCTTCAGATAGCCACCTACGTGGTGCGTTACAAGCTCACGCACGTATTCTGGTGATTCAATCGCCAAGTCGTAACGAACACCAGAAGCGATCATGATCTTCTTAACGCCTGGTACTTTTCTCGCTGAACGGTACAGGTCGATGGTGTGTTTGTGGTCTGTGTTTAGTTTCTCACAGATTTTCGGGAACACACACGATGGGCGACGACAGTTCACTTCTGCTTTCGGGTCTGAACAACCTAAACGATACATGTTCGCCGTAGGGCCGCCCAAGTCAGAAATAGTACCAGTAAAGCCAGGTACTTTATCTTTGATGTCTTCGATCTCATCCAAGATAGATTCTTTCGAACGGTTCTGGATGATACGACCTTCGTGCTCTGTGATTGAACAGAAAGAACAACCACCAAAACAACCACGCATGATGTTCACCGAAGTTTTGATCATCTCGTAGGCTGGAATTTTTGCTTTGCCGTACATCGGGTGAGGCACACGCTTGTAAGCAAGACCGAACACGTAATCCATCTCTTCTGTAGCTAGAGGGATTGGTGCTTGGTTAACCCAAAGCTCGCGGTCACCGTGACGTTGAATCAAAGCACGACCTGAATACGGGTTTGTCTCTAGGTGTAAGATACGGCTTGCGTGAGCGTAAAGGATACGGTCGTTGTTAAGCTTTTCAAACGCTGGAATACGTACTGCTGTCGTCTTCGCATCGTGACGAGAAGGACGAATCGTAATTGGCTGCGCTTTTGGTTCTTCGTCTTTTTTGGTATCGCATTGCGTTTCCACTTCGTACGGGTTTACTGGTACGTAAGCTTTGTTCGGCTTTTCGATACGAGAAGAGTCGATGATCTTGTAACCTTCAGGTGCAGCAGGCAGATTGATCGCCGTACCACGAATGTTTGTTAGGCTAGAGATATCTTCGCCATCAGCAAGGCGGTGTGCTACTTCTACTAGAGCACGCTCTGCGTTACCAAATAGTAGGATGTCCGCTTTTGCATCAAACAGTACAGAGCGACGAACTTTATCCGACCAGTAATCATAGTGTGCTACACGACGTAAGCTCGCTTCGATACCACCCAATACGATAGGTGTGCCTTTGTAGGCTTCACGACAACGCTGAGAGTAAACCAGAGTTGCACGATCAGGACGCTTACCACCTTCGTTATTTGGTGTGTACGCATCATCGTGACGTAATTTGCGATCAGAGGTGTAGCGGTTGATCATGGAGTCCATGTTGCCCGCAGTGATGCCGAAGAATAGGTTAGGTTTGCCTAGCTTCATGAAGGCATCTTTATTGTCCCACTTTGGCTGAGCGATGATGCCCACGCGGAAACCTTGAGCTTCAAGAAGACGGCCGATGATAGCCATACCAAAGCTCGGGTGATCAACATAAGCGTCACCAGTTACGATAATAATGTCACAGCTATCCCATCCAAGAGCATCCATCTCCTTTCTACTGGTAGGCAAAAAGGGTGCTGTTCCGTAGCACTCGGCCCAGTATTTTTTGTGTTCGTGAATAGGAGT encodes:
- a CDS encoding GtrA family protein, coding for MFSVNSGLQMVNNKLQAHSQKLQSHHKMVRFAVVGAGGFVVDCAVFALLHYIVGLPLMTARIGSFIAAATTTWFGNRVLTFGFKGQGCWSDKLIQWQKFMFSASISAVPNLLCFKLMVELLPVFTGAVFIAMAVGILVGMVTNYLFSQYWVFTR
- a CDS encoding YgiQ family radical SAM protein — translated: MYSDITPIHEHKKYWAECYGTAPFLPTSRKEMDALGWDSCDIIIVTGDAYVDHPSFGMAIIGRLLEAQGFRVGIIAQPKWDNKDAFMKLGKPNLFFGITAGNMDSMINRYTSDRKLRHDDAYTPNNEGGKRPDRATLVYSQRCREAYKGTPIVLGGIEASLRRVAHYDYWSDKVRRSVLFDAKADILLFGNAERALVEVAHRLADGEDISSLTNIRGTAINLPAAPEGYKIIDSSRIEKPNKAYVPVNPYEVETQCDTKKDEEPKAQPITIRPSRHDAKTTAVRIPAFEKLNNDRILYAHASRILHLETNPYSGRALIQRHGDRELWVNQAPIPLATEEMDYVFGLAYKRVPHPMYGKAKIPAYEMIKTSVNIMRGCFGGCSFCSITEHEGRIIQNRSKESILDEIEDIKDKVPGFTGTISDLGGPTANMYRLGCSDPKAEVNCRRPSCVFPKICEKLNTDHKHTIDLYRSARKVPGVKKIMIASGVRYDLAIESPEYVRELVTHHVGGYLKIAPEHTEKGPLDLMMKPGMGTYDRFKEMFEKYSAEAGKKQYLIPYFISAHPGTEDEDMLNLALWLKKHNYECDQVQNFYPSPMCNATSMYYSETNPLKRVKYKKREDIPVPKGDRQRRLHKALLRYHDPENWKLIREALIDMGKKHLIGDKPGCLVPEDDFDAQTPAQRRKSGRHGSQRFATKHSKSQPGLGGEKPRNHSKSGGNKPKPGGKKPNGNSNGGQGNGGGNGNSRKPTTGFIKKGPGGQSQGNGKPNRNKGGNGQGGKPAGNGKSRQRAAQR